GCTGACCGAGGCCCCCGTCGATCGCGACCGCGTCCGACTCGACGCCTCGGCCGAAGGCCCCCGCGACGGCCGCGGTCTGCCGGCCGACTGGCAGGCCGTCCGCGTCGGCCTGGCCGCCGGCGAGACGAAGCTCAGCGTGCTGGCGAAGGCCGACGGGACCTACGACCTCGAAGGGACGACGCCCATCACCACTCCCGCCGCCGGCGTCGTCGCGGCGAAGGTCTCGACCCGGCCGAATCCGAAGGGCTATGAACTTCAATCCGTCCACCTGACCGCCACACCGGCCGACCCGAAGGAGACGCTCGCGGCGATCGGCGTGAACGCCCGGGGGACCTACGAGCCGGCGATCGGCCGCGTCGTGCTGATTCCGGTCGGTCCGCAGCCGTCGCAGTCGATCGTCGTCGGCCCGCAGGGGATGATGGTCTCCGGGATCGGCAAGGGGGACTCCCCGCTGGGCTTCGAAGCCGTGCTCCAGGGCGACCTCTCAGCGCTCGACCGCACGCTCGCCTACTGGGCCCAGGTCGACAGCCTCCAGGGCTTCGGCGGCCCCTGGACGGGCCATGCCAAGGGGACCCGCGCGAAGGACGGCCGGCTTGGCTTTGAAACCCGGATCTCCTCGCCCGACTTCTTCCTCACCACCCACCGAGGCGCGGCCAACCTCACCCTCAACGGCGATTACAGCCCGGCCGACGACAAACTCGCCCTGAAGACGCTCGACCTGAACACGGCCTACGGCCGGCTGGCCGGGAACGGCACGATCGCCGAGGTCGGCTCGCGACGGCTGGCCGACGTCTCGGGCGTGCTGGAGCCGCGCTGGGAGACGTTAGACCCGATCATCGCCGGGGCCGTGGAGCCCACGGCGAAGGTCCGCGCGACGGTGCGGCCCTATCACCTGAAGGGCCCGCTGACGGGGACGACGTCGCAGATGCTCAAGGGGATGGAGGGTGCGTTGGTGGTCGACCTGGCCTCGGCGCGGGCGTTCGGGATGGAACTGGGCGCGACGCCGATCGCCCTCCGACTGGGGGGGGGCAAGGCCGTCTTCGACCCGATCGAGACGACGCTCAACGGCGGCAAGGTGTCCATGGGCGCGGACCTGTTCGTGGACGACCCGAACGCCCTGGCCTTGCGGCTGGTGAGGGGGAGCCGGATCGAGAACGCGGCGATCAACAAGGCCGTTTCGGACGACGTGCTGGCGTTCATCGCCCCCGTGCTGGCGAAGTCCAGCAACGTCTCCGGCCAGGTCTCGCTGACCACCGAATCGGCGACGATTCCCATCCTGGGAGACGGAACGCTGAACGTCCTGGGGCAGCTCGTCTTCAAGGACGTCGCCTTCGAGCCAGGCCCGTTCGCGACCGAGTTGGTCTCGCTGACCGGCCGCGACATCAAGAAGCTAACCCTGGCGCAGCCGCTCCAGTTCGAGATCGCCGACGGCCGAGTCAAGCAGAGCGGCCTGACCATCCCGATCAGCGGCGACCTCGCCGCGAAGATCGACGGCTCCATCGGCTTCGACGAGACCCTGGCGATGCGGGCGAAGGTCCCCATCACGCCCCAGATGCTCGGCGGCAACGCCGCGGCTAACCAGTTCGTCGGCGGCACCGAGATCACCGTCCCCATCGGCGGCACGATCGCCCACCCGACCATCGACCGCAACGGCCTGAGAGTCGCCCTTCGCGAAGCCGCCCGCTCCATGGTCCGCCGCAACGTCCAGGCCGAGGCCGGCCGCCTCCTCGACCGCGCCCTGCCTCAGACCGCAGGAGGCAACGGCACTAACAACGCATCCGGCGGCTCCCTTGGCCGCGACGCCATGAACATCCTCCAGGGCGTCGGCCGGGACCTCATCCAGCAGCCCCAGGGGGCCAATAAGCCGCGGTGAACAGGATGCGCGAGGCCTCTCAATCGACGGGGATCAGGAGCGAGGAAATGACCTGGGCGTAGACCCGATGGCCGAAGTCGTTGGGGTGGTTCACGCCGTTGCCGGTCTGATCCCAGTCCTTCTTGAGCCGGAGGATTTCGCTCCAGATCGAGGTGACGTCCGCCAGCGCCACTCCTGGGCCGCAGAGCTTCGCGAGGGCGTCGCGGTACTGCGGGAAGAGATCCTGATTAAGCCTGACCCAATCCCGGTTGCCGACCATTGTGGCAACGAGGACGACCTCGACCTCGGGGCGTTTCTCGCGGACGCCCTTGATGGCGGCGGCGATCTTGTCCTGAAAGTCCTGGGCGGGCCTTCCGCTGGAATCGTTCATGCCGAAGGCCAGGATCAGGAGATCGGGCGCCGCCTCGACCACCTTGTCGACCATGGTCAGACCCCACGCCGAGTCCATCCCGGAGACGGACAGGTTGACGATGTCGACCCGGCCCTTGTACCGAGCGTGCAGGCTCCTGCTCACCAGCTCCGGATAGGCGGGCTGGAACGGCTTGCCGCCCGCCCATCCCGAGGCGTTGCATCCCGTGGAGATGCTGTCCCCCAGTACGACGATCTTCAGCGGCTCTTGCTTCCGAAGCCTCTCCAACGTGGTCGGAAGGGCTCCGGGATCGAACCTCGGCGTCGGCGCTTTCCAAAGGCCGGGCTCGTGCGCGTAGCTGACGATGGTCTGGAGCTTGTGGTACTCAAGCTCCCCGCCGAAGTAAATCTCGCCGTTGCCGTCCCGGTGCGTAAGCTGATGGCGCTGGCTCTTCGCCGGCCGGCGGAGTGACTCGGGTGTGGACGTCGAAATCCGAGAGCCCGGCGGGACCACGATCTCGCGCGACCCCTCTTTCCAGACGTAGTCCCGCCCCTCCTCGAACTGGACCTCGCCCGTCGAACTGCGAACGGCGATCATCTTCCGGATCGGGAAGAGCACCGATGCGCGGGCCTCGCCCGATTTCTCGTCCTTGATGAACAGGACGGACTCCCCCTCCATGACCTCGCCCAACCAGAACGGCCGAAGCAGCTCCTCCGATCCAACCCATTCCGTCCTGGCAGCCTCCTGAGCCCGACTCCCGCCGGGGACGGCCAGCACCAGGCCCATGATCGAAACAAGGAGTAAGTTGACTTTCACTTGATCGAACATCGACGGTCCCTGGTCTGTTCACCCGGAGAAATTCAAGACGCCAAGACGTTCCAAGCCTACCCATGCTGAGCGACCAAGGCGAGGACGGAGGGCTCGGTGGCTTTGGATACGGGCGGCTGATCTGGGGATTCAAAGTGGCTGCCATAACGGCCTGACCCCCTCGCGGGCAGAGGCATGGCCACAACTCAGCCCAAGAGTCTTGCTTCCCAGGTTTGCCGAAATTCCAGGTCGAAAAGTTGTGTCCATGCCTCTGCCGCGAGGGGGGAAGAGCGCGTCGGACCACGATTCGGCAAATAATCCGAAGGTGCACGCGCCGCGGACGTTCACCTTGACCGCCTGGCCGAGTTCTGGTTAGCTCACCGGGCCCTGGTTGCATCAACGCGGGGCATGATCGTCCCGGCCGGCGCAAGGACTGCGCATCGTGCCACCTGGCTCACACGGGGCGAAACGACCATACGCGGAAGGAATCTCGTCATGGTTCACCGTCGCCTGGGGCTGTGGGGCCTCACCGTCGGCTTGTTGGTCGGCCCTCTCGTCCCTGTCGGTTGGGCGGCTCCCGTGAATCTCACCGGCTACGTCGAGAAAGACTTCCCCATCGGGGGAGGCTCGGCCTCGACCGGTAAGATCTATACCCAGTCCGTAACCTCCAGCCCGACAACCATTGCTCAGTCGAGCTGGATCACCAACAACGGCTGGGTCTCGGGCTGGAACGTCAAGGACATCCGCTTCAGCTACTACCAGGACCCCTCGTCCAGCAACAACGTGCTGTACGTCGGCGTCAACACCTGGGCCAACAGCAGCGGGACCTACGCCCCGTTCGGCCAGGCCAACGGCGACCCCTCGGGCACGCCCACGTCCTACGACCCGGCCCACCTGGGCGCGGGGACGCCCACCAGCGACAAGTCGTTCGCCCTGGAGATCGCCAAGTTCAACCCCGCCGACCCGAGCAAGCCCGGCCAGGTCGTCGCCATCGCCGGCGTCCCGGCCGACAAGTCGCTCAACGGCCCCGGCATCAACGGCTACACGGTTTCCACCGTCGACACCAGCCGCGAGGCGGGCGGCCTGGCGTACATGTTCGGCAAGACCATGCCCCAGTACATGGGCAACCTGGCCTTCGACCCCTCCCCCTCGCACCCCCAGCTTGAGTTCTCGATCAAGGACATCAAGTCGCTTGCCAATTTGGGTGGCGACAACACGGGATTCTGGGTCCGTTTCTACGCGGGGTCTGGACTGGACGGCGTCGCCGGCGAGACCTATATGGACTGGACATACATCCCGAGCACCACCCCGGTGCCACAGACTACATCGACGCCTGAGCCCGCCACGGTGTTGACCTGGTCGCTCGTCGCTAGCGGTCTGGCCTGGCGGACTGTTCGTCGGGCTCGGAAGCGCTCGGCCTGAAGTAGCGACTGGCTGTGAAGCGAGTCGTGGAAATAACTCGACCCTGGTCGAACACGAACGGCTTCCTGGAACCATACTGACTTAGTGGAAGCGAGGCGGACGCTCGCTTCCAGGTCGGTTCCTTGGCATGCCGGATCGTGGAAAAACGACCGAACGAAGCCAACCCCGGCAGCGGATTCTTCCGCAGCAAGGGCTGGCTTCGTATAAGTTTGCGTCCGATGGCTTCGATGCAGGCGGGCGCGAGGGAAGCCAATCGAAGCCGGATCAGCGGACAGCGACAGTCCGGCTGCGAGCGGGCTTCGCGTCGACGGCGTCGAGGTCGAAGATGAACGTGTTGTCGGTCCCCTCCTTGACGCTCGCTTTGAGCGGGGAGGTGGCGGCGTCGCGGTAAACCTTCGAGAAGCTCGGCGCTGCGGGCTTACGCCCCTTGGCGGGGGCGACGTCCTCGGGGGTTTCCGCCGGGGCGACCGTCGCGTCGATCGGCTGGATCGCCTCAAGGGCCGAGGGGGCGACGGTGACGACGTAGTCGCCGGCCGGGACGCCGTCGTCGGCGAGGTAGCTGCTCATGATGAACCGGCCGTCGGCGTCGGTCTCGGTCGTCAGCGAGGGCTCCGCCAGTTGCTCGTCGGCCGGCGCGCGAACCGCCTGCGGGTCGACGGGGTGGAACCGCACCAACGCTCCCTTCACCGGCCCCCCCTTCCAGGTCAACGTCCCGGAGGTGGGCTGGACGGGGAGGCGGTAGCCGAGGTCGACGTCGCCCCCGCCGCAACCAGCGAAGGCGAGGGCGAGGGTCGAGGCGAGGATGAGGGACAGGCGTGGCATGGTGGATCTCTCCTCTCGATCAATACTGGTCGGTGGAGACGATCTCGCCCATTGCCCGAGTCAGGAGCCGGACGTAGACCCGGATGCTGGTCGACTGCTTGAGGAAGCGGACGGAGCCGTCGCCCATCAGGTAGTTGCTGCCGCCGGGGTGGAACGAGTAGTCCTCGTTGCTGTTGTAGCAGTTGGTGAAGCAGGGGCCGGGGTACTTGCTGCCGTCGGCGGTGTAGCCGTGGAGGGTGTAGCCGGTGTCGTAGTCGGCCCAGCCGCCGCCGGTCTCCGGGCCGGGGAGGTAGCTCGGATGCCGCTTGGCTCCGGCGATGTAGTAGTCGGGCCGGCCGGCGTCCTCGCTCATCATGATGGTGTTGGAGAGGCCGTCGGTCACCTGGGAGATCCGGGTGATGTTGTCGGGCTCGCCGCCGGTCACGTTCTGAAGCATGGAATACTGGCCGCTGGAGGTCAGGTCGACCAACCCCGAGGCGGCCAGGCCGGCCTCAATGCCGTTGCTGATTGCGTAGTCGGTGACAGCGCACTTGACGTTCGTGAACGGTCCGCCGGCGTCCGCGTAGTCGCTGCCGTTGTCGGTGGCCTCGACGTCGAACTTGTTGCCGTTGGCCGACGACGGGCAGAGCAGCGTGGGAATCACCGTGACGATGGCCGTCGAGTTCTGGGCCCAGCGGAAGTCCAGCTTGACGTTGTAAGCGCTGTAGAGAGCCTGCTGCTCCATGTAGGGCAGGATGTGCGTGAAGACGTAGCTCGCCGCCCGCTGGCCTTTGGGCAGCTGCGCGCCGGAGGCGTCGACGTTGATGTTCATCGGCCGGCAGACGCCCGACGCCCGGATGCCCGACGGCGGGAAGAAGGTGTTGGCGCTCTCAAAGTTGTGCAGGCCCAGGCCGACCTGTTTGAGGTTATTGACGCACTGGGCCCGCCGAGCGGCCTCGCGGGCCGACTGCACGGCCGGCAGCAAGAGCGAGATCAACACGGCGATGATGGCGATGACGACGAGCAATTCGATCAACGTGAAACCCGACCGACCACGAGAGAGGCGCATAACGTTCGATTCTTCTCTGATTGAGTTCCGCGGCGCCGGCCGGCGCTTGATCGCGGAAACAGGTAGGGAAATCGGCAAAGGGGGGAGGCGACAGGGCCTCAATAGCAGTTTATGCGTCGACATGAAGGTTGCGTGAAAACGGCGCGACGTCGTCGGGAAGTTCTCCGGTGAGCTGGAACCGGGGGCGGCGACGATCCGCCTTGTCGTGAAAGCTTGCGGCCATTACCCTGTCGATTCGCGTATGTAAACGGAATCGTCGATGGTTCAGGGTTGGACAGGGGCGGACATGGCATCCTCTTACAGGCGGATCCTCGTCACGGGCGGCAGCGGGTTCATCGGGTCCAACTTCGTCCGGCTGCAACTCGGGGAATATCCAGACGTTGCGATCACGAATCTGGACGCCCTGACCTACGCCGGCAACCCCGACAACCTGGCCGATCTGGCCGGCGACTCGCGGTATACGTTCGTGAAGGGGGATATCGCCGACCGGCCGTTCGTCATCAAGCTGATTGCCGACGGCGGCTTCGACGCGGTGGTCCACTTCGCCGCCGAGAGCCACGTCGACCGCTCGATCGACGACGCCACGCCGTTCCTGCGGACCAACGTCATCGGCACCCAGAACCTGCTCGACGCCGCCCGCGCGGCGAAGGTCCCCCGGTTCGTCCACGTCTCGACGGACGAGGTCTACGGCACCCTCGGCCCCAAGGACCCGGCGTTCACCGAGGAGACCCCGCTTACGCCCAACAGCCCGTACTCGGCCAGCAAGGCGGGCTCCGACCTGCTCGTCCGGGCCGCGTTCCACACCCACGGCATGGACGTGGTGACCACCCGCTGCTCGAACAACTACGGGCCGTACCAGTTCCCCGAGAAGCTCATCCCCCTCTTCATCACCAACGCCCTGGCCGACGTCCCCGTGCCGGTCTACGGCGACGGGATGCAGGTCCGCGACTGGATTCACGTGATGGACCACTGCCTGGGCGTCGACGCCGCTCTGCGGAAGGGGAAGGCCGGCGAGGTCTACAACTTCGGCGGCCGCAGCGAGCGGTTCAACATGGACGTCACCAAGGGCGTCCTGAAGCTGACCGGCAAAACCGAGGCCCTCATCAAGTACGTCACCGACCGCCCCGGCCACGACCGCCGCTACGCCGTCGATTGCGCCAAGTCCGAGCGTGAGCTGGGCTGGAAGCCGACCGTGACCTTCGAGCAGGGCCTGGAAGACACCGTCGCCTGGTACAAGGCCAACGCCCGGTGGGTCGAGCGGGTGAAGTCCGGCGCGTACCGCGAGGGCTGACCGTTCGGCGACGGCCGGCTGTTCGTTCATCGCAGCAGCACCCCCTGAACTGGAGAGGATCTCCGCGTGCGAGCGTTCGTGACCGGCATCAGTGGATTCGTGGGCGGGCACCTGACCGAACACCTGCTGGAGAAGGGAGACCAGGTCGTCGGCTTCTCGACCTCGGGAGCGTTCTCCGAGGACCTGGTCCATCTCGGGCGCTCGGCGCGGGTGGAGCGGTTCGACCTGATGGCCGCCCGGCCGGCCGAATTCGTCGACCTGATCGCCGACAAGGCTCCCCAGGCGATCTACCATCTGGCCGCGCAGTCGAACCCTCGGGCCAGCTTCGACGATCCTCGCGGCACCTGGGCGCTGAACCTCGGCGGAACTCTCAACCTGCTCCTGGCCGTGAAGGCCGCGGGGCTGCAGCCGAAGCCCCGGATCGTGGTGGTGGGCTCGGGCGTCTGCTACGGCGACCCGCCGCCGGAGTGCATCCCGGTTTCCGAATCCTGCCCGCTGCGGCCTAACAACGCCTACTCCGCGAGCAAGGCGGCAGCCGACCTGCTGGGCGTGCAAATGCACCTGTCCGACGGCCTCGACGTCGTCATGGCCCGGCCGTTCAACCACGCTGGGCCCCGGCAGTCGTCGCGGTACGTCCTGGCGACGCTCGCCGAACAGGTCGCGGAGGTCGAGGCTGGGCTCAAGGAGGCCGTGGAGGTCGGCAATCTTGACGTCGTCCGCGACTACACCGACGTCCGCGACGTCGTCCGCGCTTATCGCCTGCTGGCCGAGCGTGGACGCGCCGGGGAGATCTACAACCTGGGGACCGGCAAGGGCCTGAAGCTGACCGACGCCCTGGAGACCTTCCGCTCGCTGGCGACTCGCCCGATCGAGGTCCGCGTCGACCCGGCGCGGGTCCGGCCGATCGACCTTCCGTACCTCGTCGCCGACGCCTTCAAGCTCCGCCGCGACGTCGGCTGGGAGCCGTTGATCCCCATCGAGCAGACCCTTGCCGACATGCTGGCCGACGCCCGTCGCCGCGTCGCCGCGCGGGGCTGAGCGAGGCCGCCTTGCAAGACGCTCCGCGTCCGCTTGTGGTTCTTCGGCCGGCGGCTTAGGATTGGGGAAACGGGCCGCTGGCTCGGAACAACTGTCGAGGCGACGCGGGAACGGCGGGGGCGACCCATGCGCAAGGCTTTGGCGAATCGGAAGTTCCTCCTGGTCGTCGCGGTCGCCCTGGCGACCACGCTGGCCGCGGCTGCGGCTCAGGAGCCGAAGCGGCGCAACGGGCGTCCGTTGCGGAACCAGGGAGGCGCGCCCCTGAAGAAGGTCCAGCCCCAAGGGGGGGACCCCCTGCTGAAGCAGGCCGACGACCCCAAAGCCGGGCCGGGG
This sequence is a window from Paludisphaera rhizosphaerae. Protein-coding genes within it:
- a CDS encoding SGNH/GDSL hydrolase family protein, with protein sequence MFDQVKVNLLLVSIMGLVLAVPGGSRAQEAARTEWVGSEELLRPFWLGEVMEGESVLFIKDEKSGEARASVLFPIRKMIAVRSSTGEVQFEEGRDYVWKEGSREIVVPPGSRISTSTPESLRRPAKSQRHQLTHRDGNGEIYFGGELEYHKLQTIVSYAHEPGLWKAPTPRFDPGALPTTLERLRKQEPLKIVVLGDSISTGCNASGWAGGKPFQPAYPELVSRSLHARYKGRVDIVNLSVSGMDSAWGLTMVDKVVEAAPDLLILAFGMNDSSGRPAQDFQDKIAAAIKGVREKRPEVEVVLVATMVGNRDWVRLNQDLFPQYRDALAKLCGPGVALADVTSIWSEILRLKKDWDQTGNGVNHPNDFGHRVYAQVISSLLIPVD
- a CDS encoding carboxypeptidase regulatory-like domain-containing protein encodes the protein MPRLSLILASTLALAFAGCGGGDVDLGYRLPVQPTSGTLTWKGGPVKGALVRFHPVDPQAVRAPADEQLAEPSLTTETDADGRFIMSSYLADDGVPAGDYVVTVAPSALEAIQPIDATVAPAETPEDVAPAKGRKPAAPSFSKVYRDAATSPLKASVKEGTDNTFIFDLDAVDAKPARSRTVAVR
- a CDS encoding DUF1559 domain-containing protein — encoded protein: MRLSRGRSGFTLIELLVVIAIIAVLISLLLPAVQSAREAARRAQCVNNLKQVGLGLHNFESANTFFPPSGIRASGVCRPMNINVDASGAQLPKGQRAASYVFTHILPYMEQQALYSAYNVKLDFRWAQNSTAIVTVIPTLLCPSSANGNKFDVEATDNGSDYADAGGPFTNVKCAVTDYAISNGIEAGLAASGLVDLTSSGQYSMLQNVTGGEPDNITRISQVTDGLSNTIMMSEDAGRPDYYIAGAKRHPSYLPGPETGGGWADYDTGYTLHGYTADGSKYPGPCFTNCYNSNEDYSFHPGGSNYLMGDGSVRFLKQSTSIRVYVRLLTRAMGEIVSTDQY
- the rfbB gene encoding dTDP-glucose 4,6-dehydratase; this encodes MASSYRRILVTGGSGFIGSNFVRLQLGEYPDVAITNLDALTYAGNPDNLADLAGDSRYTFVKGDIADRPFVIKLIADGGFDAVVHFAAESHVDRSIDDATPFLRTNVIGTQNLLDAARAAKVPRFVHVSTDEVYGTLGPKDPAFTEETPLTPNSPYSASKAGSDLLVRAAFHTHGMDVVTTRCSNNYGPYQFPEKLIPLFITNALADVPVPVYGDGMQVRDWIHVMDHCLGVDAALRKGKAGEVYNFGGRSERFNMDVTKGVLKLTGKTEALIKYVTDRPGHDRRYAVDCAKSERELGWKPTVTFEQGLEDTVAWYKANARWVERVKSGAYREG
- a CDS encoding GDP-mannose 4,6-dehydratase, translating into MRAFVTGISGFVGGHLTEHLLEKGDQVVGFSTSGAFSEDLVHLGRSARVERFDLMAARPAEFVDLIADKAPQAIYHLAAQSNPRASFDDPRGTWALNLGGTLNLLLAVKAAGLQPKPRIVVVGSGVCYGDPPPECIPVSESCPLRPNNAYSASKAAADLLGVQMHLSDGLDVVMARPFNHAGPRQSSRYVLATLAEQVAEVEAGLKEAVEVGNLDVVRDYTDVRDVVRAYRLLAERGRAGEIYNLGTGKGLKLTDALETFRSLATRPIEVRVDPARVRPIDLPYLVADAFKLRRDVGWEPLIPIEQTLADMLADARRRVAARG